The Paraburkholderia agricolaris genome includes the window CAAAAAGTCGTCGTTATTACTGGCGCATCACAAGGCATTGGCGCTGAACTGGTCAGCGCATTCCGCAAACTCGATTACCGCATCGTCGCAACCGCACGATCGGTCAAGCCCTCGGACGATCCTGATATCGTCACCATCGCGGGCGATATCGCCGATCCGGCTACCGCTCAGCGCGTGATTTCCGAAGCCGTCGCCCGCTTCGGGCGCGTCGATACGCTGGTCAACAACGCCGGCATCTTCCTTGCCAAACCCTTCACGCATTACACCGCGGAAGACTACGCGGCCGCCATCGGCGTGAATGTCTCGGGTTTCTTCTACATTACGCAACTGGCTGTCGCGGAGATGGAAAAGCAAGCCAGCGGTCACGTGGTCACCATCACGACCAGTCTGACCGACCAGGCCATCGAGGGTGTACCGTCGGTACTGGCGTCGCTCACCAAGGGTGGCCTGAACACCGCCACCAAGTCGCTCGCGATCGAATACGCGAAAAAGGGTATCCGCGCCAACGCCGTTTCGCCAGGCATCATCAAGTCGCCGATGCACGCGGGGGA containing:
- a CDS encoding SDR family NAD(P)-dependent oxidoreductase, which gives rise to MSTSQKVVVITGASQGIGAELVSAFRKLDYRIVATARSVKPSDDPDIVTIAGDIADPATAQRVISEAVARFGRVDTLVNNAGIFLAKPFTHYTAEDYAAAIGVNVSGFFYITQLAVAEMEKQASGHVVTITTSLTDQAIEGVPSVLASLTKGGLNTATKSLAIEYAKKGIRANAVSPGIIKSPMHAGDNHAALGALHPMGRMGEMSDVAGAVLYLDSAPFVTGEILHVDGGQSAGH